A region of the Hyperolius riggenbachi isolate aHypRig1 chromosome 9, aHypRig1.pri, whole genome shotgun sequence genome:
GTGATGTTTCTCTGTGTGATAAAcacctgagagtccacagcaaggcaccagaacatgtcttatgtgcccccaccacctccccggagaccaggaaatgctccgtccataagGAAATACTgaagtattactgcactgaggatgcctCATGTGTCTGTGTAACCTGCACTCTGGCTGGAGAACATCGGGGACACCAGGTGGAGACACTACAGGAGGCctctgagaagaagaagaagaagctgaggAATGATCTGCAGACGctgatggcagagacagaggaggctgagaaaagagtccagagtctggaggaacgcaggagaaaagcacaagaaaaagcagCTAGTGAAGCAGAGAGAGTCACTGccctgtttagagacctcaggagacGGCTGGAGGAGCTGGAGAAGAGAGTCCTGAGTGACATCATGAGGCAGGTACAATGCTATGATGACATCATCAGGCAGCTGGAGATAAAGAAGGcggagctgtccaggaagatgcgtcacattgaggagctgtgtcacatgactgatccactgactgtcttacaggaatcagacacaggtgacttgtgtgacacagagaacagacatgataagcagctccatgatggaggggatctggatgtggccggcatctcacacacattacacacaggactggctgatatcatgtctggggtaactggggggatctctgtacagcctgcagacatattactggatgtaaCCACAGCTTGTAATTGGCTACATATATCAGATGACAGGAAAACTACATCCCGGTCACATATAGAGCAGAACCGCCCAGAAACAGCAGAGAGATTTCATGCTTTGCCTCAGGTGTTGAGCAGCCggagtttctcctcagggcga
Encoded here:
- the LOC137531864 gene encoding E3 ubiquitin-protein ligase TRIM11-like, giving the protein MASADLSEELECSVCLTIYTDPVSLRCGHNFCRVCIDRVLDSQEGSAGYSCPECREKYKVRPGLHRNIALRNIAERFLTTQPDQEEAGVFCSNCVDSSVKAVKYCLHCDVSLCDKHLRVHSKAPEHVLCAPTTSPETRKCSVHKEILKYYCTEDASCVCVTCTLAGEHRGHQVETLQEASEKKKKKLRNDLQTLMAETEEAEKRVQSLEERRRKAQEKAASEAERVTALFRDLRRRLEELEKRVLSDIMRQVQCYDDIIRQLEIKKAELSRKMRHIEELCHMTDPLTVLQESDTGDLCDTENRHDKQLHDGGDLDVAGISHTLHTGLADIMSGVTGGISVQPADILLDVTTACNWLHISDDRKTTSRSHIEQNRPETAERFHALPQVLSSRSFSSGRHYWEVDVGGSVFWTVGMCYPSIARRGGQSGIGWNDKSWGLYRSGNQYSVIHDRKVIQLPDGIPSGRVRIYLDYEAGQISFYALCDPIRHLHTFTATFTEPLHAVLLVGLGGCIKIPGGSQGV